From a single Micromonospora pallida genomic region:
- a CDS encoding MFS transporter, translating to MTTRLRGNPWAILAVLCLAYFMSQLDIAVLAIAIPDIVRDLDASLDQVVWALSSYILALAALLITAGRLGDLYGRRRIFLLGVTVFTVFSLAGGLADSPTQLIAARAIQGVGAALFVPQTMALLVEAFPPERRGMALGIRGGVGGSAAVLGPVVGGLLVGSLDWRWVFLVNIPIGVVMLLLAAATIPATGGRKEHRLDVGGVVLATAFLLLLAFGVSQGARYSWNAGIWAVIAAGLVLFAVFLAQQRRRQDREPLVPFALFRDRNFAVMNVFSVVVSLTVIGLIVVLSVTFQSVLQFGAWRAGLLLMVASVFSVAFDPVAGKLSEKVEGKHLLFFGMAATVAGLLWTFTQVRAGAGWAGLVGPMVVVGTGNAFLFTPLATVALHRVRPESAGGAAGVLVTSMQIGSMVGTAVMGAVLQEGGGTVPTVGTIRDVLLLLVGTAGVGALVCLAAERSAKPADAAAPAETAPTEAAPT from the coding sequence ATGACGACGAGACTGCGCGGCAACCCGTGGGCCATCCTGGCCGTCCTGTGCCTGGCGTACTTCATGTCCCAACTGGACATCGCGGTGCTCGCCATCGCGATCCCGGACATCGTGCGGGACCTGGACGCCTCCCTCGACCAGGTGGTCTGGGCGCTGAGCAGCTACATCCTCGCGCTCGCCGCCCTGCTGATCACCGCGGGTCGGCTCGGTGACCTCTACGGACGCCGGCGCATCTTCCTGCTCGGTGTCACGGTCTTCACCGTCTTCAGCCTCGCCGGTGGCCTGGCCGACAGCCCGACCCAGCTCATCGCCGCCCGCGCGATCCAGGGCGTGGGCGCGGCCCTCTTCGTCCCGCAGACGATGGCCCTGCTGGTCGAGGCGTTCCCGCCGGAGCGGCGCGGCATGGCGCTGGGGATCCGGGGCGGCGTCGGCGGCTCGGCGGCGGTGCTCGGCCCGGTGGTCGGCGGTCTCCTGGTGGGCAGCCTCGACTGGCGCTGGGTGTTCCTGGTCAACATCCCGATCGGCGTGGTCATGCTGCTGCTCGCCGCGGCGACCATCCCGGCGACCGGGGGCCGGAAGGAGCACCGGCTCGACGTCGGCGGTGTCGTGCTGGCCACGGCCTTCCTGCTCCTGCTGGCCTTCGGGGTCAGTCAGGGCGCACGCTACTCGTGGAACGCCGGCATCTGGGCGGTGATCGCGGCCGGGCTGGTGCTCTTCGCCGTCTTCCTGGCGCAGCAACGGCGACGTCAGGACCGCGAACCGCTGGTGCCGTTCGCGCTCTTCCGGGACCGGAACTTCGCAGTGATGAACGTCTTCTCGGTCGTGGTCTCGCTGACCGTGATCGGACTCATCGTGGTGCTCTCGGTGACCTTCCAGTCCGTGTTGCAGTTCGGCGCCTGGCGGGCCGGGCTGCTGCTGATGGTGGCGTCGGTCTTCTCGGTCGCGTTCGATCCGGTGGCCGGCAAGCTCTCCGAGAAGGTCGAGGGCAAGCACCTGCTGTTCTTCGGGATGGCCGCCACGGTCGCCGGCCTGCTCTGGACGTTCACGCAGGTCCGGGCGGGGGCCGGCTGGGCGGGACTGGTCGGGCCGATGGTGGTGGTCGGGACCGGCAACGCGTTCCTCTTCACGCCGTTGGCCACCGTCGCGCTGCACCGGGTCCGGCCCGAGTCCGCCGGTGGCGCGGCCGGTGTGCTGGTCACGTCGATGCAGATCGGCTCGATGGTGGGCACCGCCGTGATGGGCGCGGTGCTCCAGGAGGGCGGCGGCACCGTACCGACCGTCGGCACCATCCGCGACGTTCTGCTGCTCCTGGTCGGCACGGCCGGGGTCGGCGCGCTGGTCTGCCTGGCCGCCGAACGGTCCGCGAAACCCGCCGACGCCGCCGCGCCAGCCGAGACCGCCCCGACCGAGGCCGCTCCGACATGA
- a CDS encoding AMP-binding protein, whose protein sequence is MTIGELPWEALLVQAKELAAIGGAPVPDSVTGLTDLAVTGPAEILAVSRQLSAAGGAAVMSSGGTTGRPKLTFVAHHQAIDRLRAVWRPLEPGNVLLNLFTPGRLWASHYYMQTLAERSRCHVLPAGPYGPDEVADWLPIFREVGVDALAGTPTALADLAQGVLDHGVDLDVRRVIWMAEPWTPAKEATVRAAFPQARFWANYGSVETFVIATNDPGCDLSVLHLMSDQLLELDDDGALLSRVGDGWTVPTVRYRLGDRVAAASCRCGRPQALRVVGRADDAIKLYGSLFGINEILAGVRENPGVTEAQLVLTRSPEARHSVRQVAVRFTGDADPARVRERLVRSWYDLPLILQTYPEAVTVDRVERLHRVARTNKVPPMIWRNR, encoded by the coding sequence ATGACCATCGGCGAGCTGCCCTGGGAGGCGCTGCTGGTCCAGGCGAAGGAGCTGGCCGCGATTGGCGGGGCGCCGGTACCGGACTCGGTCACCGGGCTGACCGACCTCGCCGTCACCGGCCCGGCCGAGATCCTCGCGGTGTCGCGGCAGCTCAGCGCCGCCGGTGGCGCCGCGGTGATGTCCAGCGGCGGCACCACCGGACGACCGAAGCTGACCTTCGTCGCCCACCACCAGGCCATCGACCGGCTACGCGCCGTCTGGCGTCCTCTCGAACCGGGAAACGTGCTGCTCAACCTCTTCACCCCGGGCCGGTTGTGGGCGTCGCACTACTACATGCAGACCCTCGCCGAGCGCAGCCGGTGCCACGTCCTGCCCGCCGGGCCGTACGGCCCGGACGAGGTCGCGGACTGGCTGCCGATCTTCCGGGAGGTCGGCGTCGACGCGCTGGCCGGTACGCCCACCGCGCTGGCCGACCTGGCACAGGGCGTACTCGACCACGGCGTCGACCTCGACGTCCGCCGGGTGATCTGGATGGCCGAGCCGTGGACCCCGGCGAAGGAGGCGACCGTACGGGCGGCCTTCCCGCAGGCACGCTTCTGGGCGAACTACGGATCGGTGGAGACCTTCGTCATCGCCACCAACGACCCCGGCTGCGACCTGTCGGTCCTGCACCTGATGTCGGACCAACTGCTGGAACTCGACGACGACGGGGCCCTGTTGTCCCGGGTCGGCGACGGGTGGACCGTGCCAACCGTCCGCTACCGGCTCGGCGACCGGGTCGCTGCCGCCTCGTGCCGGTGCGGGCGGCCGCAGGCGCTGCGGGTCGTCGGGCGCGCCGACGACGCCATCAAACTGTACGGCTCGCTCTTCGGCATCAACGAGATCCTCGCCGGCGTACGGGAGAATCCCGGCGTGACCGAGGCACAACTCGTCCTCACCCGCAGCCCGGAGGCACGGCACTCGGTACGGCAGGTGGCCGTACGTTTCACCGGGGACGCCGATCCCGCCCGGGTCCGCGAACGGCTGGTACGGAGCTGGTACGACCTGCCGCTGATCCTGCAGACCTATCCGGAGGCGGTGACGGTCGACCGGGTCGAGCGGCTGCACCGCGTGGCACGGACCAACAAGGTGCCCCCGATGATCTGGCGGAACCGATGA
- a CDS encoding ATP-grasp domain-containing protein: MTTSPSPATRLCWIYPDRGTAWQRDYEEQGVWGAYREIAATLGLRMSLHKPDEIAVDGTDPRQPRVFLNGERVTPEDTIFVTAIYSLPHQVVDVANQLYLFTVLETLGFYLPIPPWLTYLGEDKLATVVHLAQSPVPPLPTVRVASGREAMTGHYDEAFANLDYPMIIKPANWGMGLGISVVYNVHDLRGVIGLAGGAETPLVAQPYLKDPRETRVYVVDGRAHTVLQGTKEGYCLMVTKTVGGRHERGFTDLPAELDSTITYLAERLPTPYFSVDFISDGERFWLSEIEVDGAIGFSMDAEQDVVARSLVTARFGAYQRGHARWLADRTSR; encoded by the coding sequence TTGACCACATCGCCCAGCCCCGCGACGAGACTGTGCTGGATCTACCCCGACCGCGGCACCGCCTGGCAGCGCGACTACGAGGAGCAGGGCGTCTGGGGCGCCTACCGGGAGATCGCCGCCACGCTCGGGCTCCGGATGAGCCTGCACAAACCGGACGAGATCGCGGTCGACGGCACCGACCCCCGGCAGCCCCGGGTGTTCCTCAACGGTGAGCGGGTCACGCCGGAGGACACCATCTTCGTCACCGCCATCTACTCCCTGCCGCACCAGGTGGTCGACGTCGCCAACCAGCTCTACCTCTTCACCGTCCTGGAGACGCTCGGCTTCTACCTGCCGATCCCGCCCTGGCTGACCTACCTCGGCGAGGACAAGCTGGCGACCGTCGTACACCTGGCGCAGAGCCCGGTGCCGCCGCTGCCCACGGTGCGGGTGGCCAGCGGGCGCGAGGCGATGACCGGGCACTACGACGAGGCCTTCGCCAACCTCGACTACCCCATGATCATCAAGCCGGCGAACTGGGGCATGGGCCTCGGCATCTCGGTGGTGTACAACGTGCACGACCTGCGCGGCGTGATCGGCCTGGCCGGGGGCGCCGAGACGCCGCTGGTGGCCCAGCCCTACCTCAAGGACCCGCGCGAAACCCGGGTCTACGTGGTCGACGGGCGGGCGCACACCGTGTTGCAGGGCACCAAGGAGGGCTACTGCCTGATGGTCACCAAGACTGTGGGCGGTCGGCACGAGCGCGGGTTCACCGACCTGCCGGCCGAACTCGACAGCACCATCACCTACCTGGCCGAGCGCCTGCCCACGCCGTACTTCTCGGTGGACTTCATCTCCGACGGCGAGCGGTTCTGGCTCTCCGAGATCGAGGTGGACGGCGCGATCGGGTTCTCCATGGACGCGGAGCAGGACGTCGTCGCCCGGTCCCTGGTCACCGCCCGGTTCGGGGCGTACCAGCGGGGCCACGCGCGCTGGCTGGCCGACCGGACGAGTCGATGA
- a CDS encoding alpha/beta fold hydrolase encodes MLYDAVRAVARRDPQASAVRTTDGDTATYAHLCALADRVGGGLARAGVGDGHVVAVSMDNSIGYVALILAVARLGATYVPMIREFSAEDVRTALDLTGPTVVVADGRRAPLPGTTRVLDLADLLTADPLPDTPGPSHRGRFRLLWTSGSTGFPKMMSWRQDKFVAERRRWIRHTGLTAQDVFFCRHPLDVAHATDLHVFAALLGGGELVLGDPHAGPAEQLRALADSGATVLSALPRHYEQLIEAARQHGDADVSSLRLPFCGGTYVSPQVIRDCDAVLGVRIRQLYGSTEFGLAAVNLTDTVQTDADMSLVRGVSARLDPMPDGGPTTQHAVGESSGAARHAVGESSGAARHAVGELVLRSAYTSEGYLNNPEAHARTFRDGEYWTGDVAQRNADGSYRILGRVSEALAAREGLLLAPMLDEEIQQRCPVRESVTLPVEPSAYGNQVVIVARPAPETARTEVEASIRTVLDGHGLTGPIHLVEALAYTAVGKPHKSLLRRQWVSAPTGEPPEGETVVPADRSANLIRHRRLSRTPTLLFVPGLAMTSAYFDEVAADLSQDHDVVLVDLPGHGGTADPAPGWTIDDAARSVRSVVDRLELRDVTLVGWSLGAGVAWTYLDLFGTDRVSRLVSVEMSPRILADADWTHAAFGGLDAAGAVHTQRAIWADPQGFLDNLVRGSFAAGTEPDPATLQRLMAETRSCSAVSVLALWLDVLTRDWREQLTTTTLPTLLVHGARSQVYPTDVGGWLHEAMPDARLETFAHSGHMPFLEEPEKFTSVLRDFVKETR; translated from the coding sequence GTGCTCTACGACGCCGTGCGCGCTGTCGCCCGCCGCGATCCGCAGGCTTCTGCGGTCCGCACCACCGACGGCGACACCGCGACGTACGCCCACCTGTGCGCCCTCGCCGACCGGGTGGGTGGTGGCCTGGCCCGGGCTGGTGTGGGCGACGGCCACGTGGTGGCGGTCTCGATGGACAACAGCATCGGGTACGTCGCCCTGATCCTGGCGGTCGCCCGGCTCGGGGCGACCTACGTGCCGATGATCCGCGAGTTCAGCGCCGAGGACGTACGCACGGCGTTGGACCTGACCGGACCGACGGTGGTCGTCGCGGACGGCCGCCGCGCTCCCCTGCCCGGCACCACCCGGGTGCTGGACCTCGCCGACCTGCTCACCGCCGACCCGCTGCCGGACACGCCCGGCCCGTCCCACCGGGGCCGCTTCCGGCTGCTGTGGACCTCGGGCTCGACCGGCTTCCCAAAGATGATGTCCTGGCGGCAGGACAAGTTCGTGGCCGAGCGACGCCGGTGGATCCGACACACCGGTCTCACCGCGCAGGACGTCTTCTTCTGCCGTCACCCGCTGGACGTCGCGCACGCCACGGACCTGCACGTCTTCGCCGCCCTGCTCGGTGGTGGCGAACTCGTGCTCGGCGACCCGCACGCCGGCCCGGCGGAGCAACTACGTGCGTTGGCGGACAGCGGGGCGACCGTGCTGAGTGCGCTGCCGCGCCACTACGAACAGCTCATCGAGGCGGCCCGGCAGCACGGCGACGCGGACGTCAGCTCGCTGCGGCTGCCCTTCTGCGGCGGCACCTACGTCAGCCCGCAGGTGATCCGGGACTGCGACGCGGTGCTCGGGGTCCGGATCCGGCAGCTCTACGGATCGACCGAGTTCGGCCTGGCCGCGGTGAACCTAACCGACACGGTGCAGACCGACGCGGACATGTCGCTGGTACGGGGGGTGAGCGCCCGGCTCGACCCGATGCCGGACGGCGGCCCGACGACCCAGCACGCGGTCGGGGAGAGTTCGGGCGCAGCCCGGCATGCAGTCGGGGAGAGTTCGGGCGCAGCCCGGCATGCAGTCGGGGAGTTGGTGCTGCGGTCCGCGTACACCAGCGAGGGCTACCTCAACAATCCCGAGGCGCACGCGCGGACCTTCCGCGACGGCGAGTACTGGACCGGCGACGTCGCCCAACGCAACGCCGACGGCTCGTACCGGATCCTGGGTCGGGTCAGTGAGGCGCTCGCCGCGCGGGAGGGCCTGCTGCTCGCGCCGATGTTGGACGAGGAGATCCAGCAGCGCTGCCCGGTACGAGAGTCGGTCACCCTGCCGGTCGAGCCCAGCGCGTACGGCAACCAGGTCGTGATCGTGGCCCGGCCCGCGCCGGAGACGGCCCGGACGGAGGTCGAGGCGTCGATCCGGACCGTGCTCGACGGACACGGCCTGACCGGCCCGATCCACCTCGTGGAAGCCCTCGCCTACACCGCGGTCGGCAAGCCGCACAAGTCGCTCCTGCGCCGCCAGTGGGTGTCCGCGCCGACCGGGGAACCGCCGGAAGGGGAAACCGTCGTGCCCGCAGACCGGAGTGCGAACCTGATCCGACACCGTCGACTGAGTCGGACGCCGACCCTGCTGTTCGTTCCCGGCCTGGCGATGACCTCGGCGTACTTCGACGAGGTGGCGGCGGACCTCAGCCAGGACCACGACGTGGTGCTGGTGGACCTGCCCGGCCACGGGGGCACCGCCGATCCGGCGCCGGGCTGGACCATCGACGACGCGGCCCGGTCCGTCCGGTCCGTCGTCGACCGCCTGGAGCTGCGGGACGTGACGCTCGTCGGCTGGTCGCTCGGCGCCGGCGTCGCCTGGACCTACCTGGACCTGTTCGGCACCGACCGGGTGTCCAGGTTGGTCTCGGTCGAGATGTCGCCGCGGATCCTGGCCGACGCGGACTGGACCCACGCCGCCTTCGGCGGCCTCGACGCAGCCGGCGCGGTGCACACCCAGCGGGCCATCTGGGCCGATCCGCAGGGCTTCCTGGACAACCTGGTTCGCGGTTCCTTCGCGGCCGGCACCGAGCCCGACCCGGCGACGCTCCAGCGGCTCATGGCCGAGACGAGGAGTTGTTCGGCCGTCTCCGTGCTGGCGCTCTGGCTCGACGTGCTGACCCGGGACTGGCGGGAGCAGCTGACCACGACGACGCTGCCCACCCTGCTGGTCCACGGGGCACGCAGTCAGGTCTACCCCACCGACGTGGGCGGGTGGCTGCACGAGGCCATGCCCGACGCCCGGTTGGAGACCTTCGCGCACAGCGGGCACATGCCGTTCCTGGAGGAGCCCGAGAAGTTCACCTCGGTCCTCCGCGACTTCGTCAAGGAGACTCGTTGA
- a CDS encoding class I SAM-dependent methyltransferase yields the protein MSRPPANDKDLWDPESYDGLRRQLIPSFDLLYSSAVTAVTANVPADGRILDLGAGTGLLSAILRRSLPNARLTLVDRSELMLTKARQRFIGDPNIEIRVADLTQPLPGEPFDAVVSGLAIHHLPHTDKQDLFKRILGALRPGGVFVNVDQILAPFPALEAVYDQRHERHVVDSDTPPDEWAAGRERMKHDICADLDSQLRWLREAGFAQVDCLVKDWRFATYAGWAPA from the coding sequence ATGTCCCGTCCGCCCGCCAACGACAAGGATCTGTGGGATCCCGAGTCGTACGACGGACTACGACGTCAGCTCATCCCCTCGTTCGACCTGCTCTATTCGAGCGCGGTGACCGCCGTCACGGCGAACGTCCCGGCCGACGGCCGGATCCTCGACCTCGGTGCCGGAACCGGCCTGCTCAGCGCCATCCTGCGCCGCAGCCTGCCGAATGCGCGGTTGACCCTGGTCGACCGGTCCGAACTCATGCTGACCAAGGCGCGGCAGCGTTTCATTGGTGACCCGAACATCGAGATCCGGGTCGCCGACCTCACCCAGCCCCTGCCCGGGGAACCCTTCGACGCGGTGGTCTCCGGGTTGGCGATCCACCACCTGCCCCACACCGACAAGCAGGATCTCTTCAAGCGGATCCTGGGCGCGCTGCGCCCCGGTGGCGTGTTCGTCAACGTCGATCAGATCCTGGCCCCTTTCCCGGCGCTCGAAGCCGTCTACGACCAACGCCACGAACGGCACGTCGTCGACTCCGACACCCCGCCCGACGAGTGGGCGGCCGGTCGGGAGCGCATGAAGCACGACATCTGCGCCGACCTGGACAGCCAGTTGCGCTGGCTGCGCGAGGCCGGTTTCGCCCAGGTCGACTGCCTGGTCAAGGACTGGCGGTTCGCCACCTACGCGGGTTGGGCGCCCGCCTAG
- a CDS encoding aconitate hydratase has protein sequence MKEYDVASLDTFGAKTQLRVGDASYEIFKISKVDGHERLPYSLKILLENLLRTEDGANITADHIRQLGGWDATANPSVEIQFTPARVLMQDFTGVPCVVDLATMREAVRDLGGDPTKVNPLAPAELVIDHSVIADLFGREDAFARNVELEYERNKERYQFLRWGQTAFNEFKVVPPGTGIVHQVNIEYLARTVMERNGQAYPDTVVGTDSHTTMVNGLGVLGWGVGGIEAEAAMLGQPVSMLIPRVVGFKLSGEMPAGTTATDLVLTITEMLRKHGVVGKFVEFYGPGVSAVPLANRATIGNMSPEYGSTVAIFPIDGETVRYLELTGRDAQQVALVEAYAKEQGLWHDPAAEPEYSERLELDLSTIEPSLAGPKRPQDRVPLGNAKTLFRSALTDYVAADETGGDAGRKPGVPQQEKPFGVQGRADEASAESFPASDSPAVDGANDPADAPRELVNGAVGSGGRASNPIRVTGADGTEFELDHGAVVIAAITSCTNTSNPQVMIGAALLARNAVEKGLTRKPWVKTTLAPGSKVVMDYYERAGLTPYLEKLGFHLVGYGCTTCIGNSGPLPEEISAAVNEADLAVVSVLSGNRNFEGRINPDVKMNYLASPPLVVAYALAGTMDIDLANEPIGEDSQGNPVYLREIWPNTAEIQDVIASAIGATGFSAAYEDVFAGDERWQSLPTPTGDTFAWAGESTYVRKPPYFEGMEKDPKPVVDIDGARVLAKLGDSVTTDHISPAGSIKADSPAGTYLAEHGVPRHEFNSYGSRRGNHEVMIRGTFANIRLRNQLVPGVEGGVTVNHLTGEQTSIYDASVAYQEAGVPLVVLAGKEYGSGSSRDWAAKGTMLLGVRAVIAESYERIHRSNLIGMGVLPLQFPAGETADSLGLTGTETFSIAGVTALNDGATPRTVKVTTDTGLEFDAVVRIDTPGEADYYRHGGILQYVLRRMIAS, from the coding sequence GTGAAGGAGTACGACGTGGCGAGCCTCGACACCTTCGGTGCGAAGACCCAGCTACGCGTCGGAGACGCGAGCTACGAGATTTTCAAGATCAGCAAGGTGGACGGCCACGAACGGCTGCCCTACAGCCTGAAGATCCTCCTGGAGAACCTGCTGCGGACGGAGGACGGCGCGAACATCACCGCCGACCACATCCGCCAGCTCGGCGGGTGGGACGCCACCGCCAACCCGAGCGTGGAGATCCAGTTCACCCCGGCCCGGGTGCTGATGCAGGACTTCACCGGCGTGCCCTGCGTGGTCGACCTGGCCACCATGCGGGAGGCCGTCCGCGACCTCGGCGGCGACCCGACCAAGGTGAACCCGCTCGCCCCGGCGGAGCTGGTCATCGACCACTCGGTCATCGCCGACCTGTTCGGCCGCGAGGACGCCTTCGCCCGCAACGTCGAGCTGGAGTACGAGCGCAACAAGGAGCGCTACCAGTTCCTCCGCTGGGGCCAGACCGCGTTCAACGAGTTCAAGGTCGTCCCGCCGGGCACCGGCATCGTGCACCAGGTCAACATCGAGTACCTGGCCCGTACCGTGATGGAGCGCAACGGCCAGGCGTACCCGGACACGGTCGTCGGCACCGACTCGCACACCACGATGGTCAACGGCCTGGGCGTGCTGGGCTGGGGCGTCGGCGGCATCGAGGCCGAGGCCGCGATGCTCGGCCAGCCGGTCAGCATGCTCATCCCGCGCGTGGTCGGCTTCAAGCTCTCCGGGGAGATGCCCGCCGGCACCACCGCCACCGACCTGGTGCTGACCATCACCGAGATGCTGCGCAAGCACGGCGTGGTCGGCAAGTTCGTCGAGTTCTACGGCCCCGGCGTGAGCGCGGTGCCGCTGGCCAACCGGGCCACCATCGGCAACATGTCCCCCGAGTACGGCTCCACCGTGGCGATCTTCCCGATCGACGGCGAGACCGTCCGCTACCTGGAGCTGACCGGCCGGGACGCGCAGCAGGTCGCGCTGGTCGAGGCGTACGCCAAGGAGCAGGGCCTCTGGCACGACCCGGCGGCCGAGCCGGAGTACTCCGAGCGTCTCGAGCTGGACCTGAGCACCATCGAGCCGTCCCTGGCCGGCCCGAAGCGCCCGCAGGACCGGGTGCCGCTGGGCAACGCCAAGACGCTGTTCCGCTCGGCGCTGACCGACTACGTGGCCGCCGACGAGACCGGTGGCGACGCCGGCCGCAAGCCCGGCGTACCGCAGCAGGAGAAGCCGTTCGGCGTGCAGGGCCGCGCCGACGAGGCCAGCGCCGAGTCCTTCCCGGCCAGCGACTCGCCGGCGGTCGACGGGGCGAACGACCCGGCCGACGCCCCGCGCGAGCTGGTCAACGGCGCGGTCGGCTCGGGCGGCCGGGCCAGCAACCCGATCCGGGTGACCGGGGCCGACGGCACCGAGTTCGAGCTGGACCACGGCGCGGTGGTGATCGCCGCCATCACCTCCTGCACCAACACCTCCAACCCGCAGGTCATGATCGGCGCGGCGCTGCTGGCCCGCAACGCGGTGGAGAAGGGCCTGACCCGCAAGCCGTGGGTGAAGACCACCCTCGCCCCGGGCTCGAAGGTCGTCATGGACTACTACGAGCGGGCCGGCCTCACGCCGTACCTGGAGAAGCTCGGCTTCCACCTGGTCGGCTACGGCTGCACCACCTGCATCGGCAACTCCGGCCCGCTGCCGGAGGAGATCTCCGCCGCCGTCAACGAGGCCGACCTCGCGGTCGTCTCGGTGCTCTCCGGCAACCGGAACTTCGAGGGCCGGATCAACCCGGACGTCAAGATGAACTACCTGGCGTCCCCGCCGCTGGTGGTGGCGTACGCGCTCGCCGGCACGATGGACATCGACCTGGCCAACGAGCCGATCGGCGAGGACAGCCAGGGCAACCCGGTCTACCTGCGGGAGATCTGGCCGAACACCGCCGAGATCCAGGACGTCATCGCCTCGGCGATCGGCGCGACCGGCTTCAGCGCGGCGTACGAGGACGTGTTCGCTGGTGACGAGCGCTGGCAGTCGCTGCCTACCCCGACCGGCGACACCTTCGCCTGGGCGGGCGAGTCGACCTACGTCCGCAAGCCTCCGTACTTCGAGGGCATGGAGAAGGACCCGAAGCCGGTCGTCGACATCGACGGCGCGCGGGTGCTGGCCAAGCTGGGCGACTCGGTGACCACCGACCACATCTCCCCGGCCGGCTCGATCAAGGCCGACTCCCCCGCCGGCACGTACCTCGCCGAGCACGGCGTGCCGCGTCACGAGTTCAACTCGTACGGCTCGCGCCGGGGCAACCACGAGGTGATGATCCGGGGCACCTTCGCCAACATCCGGCTGCGCAACCAGCTCGTCCCGGGTGTCGAGGGTGGCGTCACGGTCAACCACCTGACCGGTGAGCAGACCTCGATCTACGACGCCTCGGTGGCGTACCAGGAGGCGGGCGTCCCGCTGGTGGTCCTCGCCGGCAAGGAGTACGGCTCCGGATCGTCGCGGGACTGGGCGGCCAAGGGCACCATGCTGCTCGGTGTCCGGGCGGTCATCGCCGAGTCGTACGAGCGGATCCACCGCTCGAACCTGATCGGCATGGGCGTGCTGCCGTTGCAGTTCCCGGCCGGCGAGACCGCCGACAGCCTGGGCCTGACCGGCACCGAGACCTTCTCGATCGCCGGGGTGACCGCGCTGAACGACGGTGCGACCCCGCGTACCGTCAAGGTCACCACCGACACCGGCCTGGAGTTCGACGCCGTGGTCCGGATCGACACCCCGGGCGAGGCGGACTACTACCGCCACGGCGGCATCCTCCAGTACGTGCTGCGCCGGATGATCGCCAGCTAG
- a CDS encoding C39 family peptidase, with the protein MTTLIRKAALTAAGAALVGGALAAPATAFAAPASTHAPTASVTTDRGHDRDGGGKGGKELRVRYEAQPNFFYCGPAAARNALTTMDKNVSQDDMAREMGTTENGTDSAHQITKALNVKAGKDTFRTVEISTPTADDKQTDTLRKDVIKAVDNGHGIVANIAGTATDTDGGVHSFEGGHYISVVGYRDGGETVKISDSANPDQSSYWITTDNLADWTATRGYSA; encoded by the coding sequence ATGACCACGCTGATCCGTAAGGCTGCTCTGACCGCTGCTGGTGCCGCTCTCGTCGGTGGCGCCCTGGCCGCCCCGGCCACTGCTTTCGCCGCCCCCGCCAGCACGCACGCCCCGACCGCCTCGGTGACCACTGACCGCGGCCACGACCGTGACGGTGGTGGTAAGGGTGGTAAGGAACTGCGGGTCCGCTACGAGGCCCAGCCGAACTTCTTCTACTGCGGTCCCGCCGCGGCGCGTAACGCGCTGACCACGATGGACAAGAACGTCTCGCAGGACGACATGGCCCGCGAGATGGGCACCACCGAGAACGGCACCGACTCGGCGCATCAGATCACCAAGGCGCTGAACGTCAAGGCGGGTAAGGACACCTTCCGCACCGTGGAGATCTCCACTCCCACCGCGGACGACAAGCAGACCGACACCCTCCGCAAGGACGTGATCAAGGCCGTCGACAACGGACACGGCATCGTGGCGAACATCGCCGGCACCGCCACCGACACCGACGGCGGCGTCCATTCCTTCGAGGGCGGCCACTACATCAGCGTCGTGGGATACCGTGACGGCGGCGAGACCGTGAAGATCTCCGACTCCGCCAACCCCGACCAGTCCTCCTACTGGATCACCACCGACAACCTCGCCGACTGGACCGCCACCCGCGGCTACTCCGCCTGA
- a CDS encoding ArsC/Spx/MgsR family protein, translated as MEMWHNPSCSKCVGARETLDAARVPYRLRAYLEQPPSAAELTEVLRRLDARPWEICRLGERAAVDRGMADWPRDEASVPRWIEAMVAAPELIQRPILLLDDGGALVGRTAEALAEAVDRADTPG; from the coding sequence ATGGAGATGTGGCACAACCCGTCCTGTTCGAAGTGCGTTGGTGCGCGGGAGACCCTGGACGCCGCGCGTGTGCCGTACCGGCTGCGGGCCTACCTGGAGCAGCCGCCGAGCGCGGCGGAACTGACCGAGGTGCTGCGCCGCCTCGACGCCCGGCCGTGGGAGATCTGCCGGCTCGGCGAGCGGGCCGCCGTCGATCGCGGCATGGCCGACTGGCCGCGCGACGAGGCGTCCGTACCCCGCTGGATCGAGGCGATGGTGGCCGCACCGGAGCTGATCCAACGGCCGATCCTGCTGCTGGACGACGGCGGGGCGCTGGTCGGTCGTACGGCCGAGGCGTTGGCCGAGGCGGTGGACCGGGCCGACACGCCAGGCTGA